In Vigna unguiculata cultivar IT97K-499-35 chromosome 3, ASM411807v1, whole genome shotgun sequence, a single genomic region encodes these proteins:
- the LOC114177843 gene encoding DEAD-box ATP-dependent RNA helicase 1 isoform X2: MDDKKQQSVPVLPWMRHPVDVTRCEQLSLRRIPFLDRRLKLALENMEISELFSVQVALWQETIGPGNFERDLCINSPTGSGKTLAYALPIVQKLLPTSTVKCLRALVVVPTRDLALQVKQVFDAIALPLGLRVGLAVGQSSVADEISSLIYLPGEEEGVDPGFLSPFWFQSKVDILVATPGRLVDHVNLSRGFTLKHLHYLVVDEADRLLREDYQSWLPTVLKSTQSSNNDDGGGDGGDDVFQLGFPYSPWSRRTCGVERGSKPYSRLAKVVLSATLTRDPGRLVQLNLHHPLFLNAGKMRYRLPENLESFKVICERKVKPLYLVALLKSLGEEKCIVFTRSVDSTHRLCKLLNCFGDLQIDIKEYSGHQHQRVRSKTLNEFRKGQFQVLVSSDAMTRGMDVEGVRNVINYHMPKYIKTYVHRAGRTARAGQTGRCFTLMSNDEVGRFKKLMKKAEASACLEHTVPSHLIEELHSTYQSALSKLKEIILESRMKPKKPKA; the protein is encoded by the exons ATGGACGATAAAAAGCAACAAAGTGTGCCGGTTCTACCATGGATGCGCCACCCCGTCGACGTCACTCGTTGTGAACAACTCTCCCTCCGCAGGATTCCTTTTCTGGACCGCAG GTTAAAGTTGGCGCTTGAGAACATGGAGATCTCGGAGCTGTTCTCTGTTCAAGTCGCGCTATGGCAAGAAACCATTGGACCAGGTAACTTTGAGCGAGACCTTTGTATAAACTCGCCCACAGGAAGTGGAAAAACCTTGGCCTATGCTCTTCCCATCGTGCAAAAGTTGTTGCCTACTTCCACTGTCAAGTGCCTTCGTGCTTTGGTTGTGGTTCCCACCCGCGACCTTGCCTTGCAGGTTAAACAGGTTTTCGATGCTATTGCATTGCCATTGGGCCTGCGTGTGGGCTTGGCTGTTGGTCAATCTTCGGTTGCTGATGAGATTTCTAGTCTCATTTACCTACCGGGGGAAGAGGAGGGTGTAGATCCTGGGTTTTTGTCTCCGTTCTGGTTTCAAAGTAAGGTGGACATATTGGTGGCAACCCCCGGAAGGCTTGTGGACCATGTCAACTTGTCAAGGGGTTTCACATTGAAGCATCTTCATTATCTT GTGGTTGATGAAGCTGATCGGTTGCTCCGGGAGGACTACCAGTCCTGGTTACCCACTGTACTTAAATCGACCCAATCTAGCAACAatgatgatggtggtggtgatggtggtgatgaTGTTTTCCAATTGGGGTTCCCTTATTCTCCCTGGAGTAGAAGAACATG TGGTGTTGAGAGAGGGTCCAAGCCTTACTCTAGGCTGGCAAAGGTGGTTTTGTCTGCGACATTAACTCGAGATCCAGGAAGGCTTGTTCAGCTTAATTTGCATCACCCTTTGTTCCTCAATGCTGGCAAAATGCGGTATAGGCTCCCAGAAAATTTGGAATCATTCAAAGTG ATCTGTGAAAGAAAGGTCAAACCCCTGTACTTGGTTGCCCTTTTGAAATCCCTAGGAGAAGAAAAATGCATAGTTTTTACAAGATCTGTGGACTCAACACATCGTCTATGCAAATTGCTGAATTGTTTTGGAGATCTGCAAATCGACATCAAGGAGTATTCTGGTCATCAACATCAACGTGTAAGAAG CAAGACACTGAATGAGTTCAGAAAAGGGCAGTTTCAAGTGCTTGTATCTTCTGATGCAATGACTCGTGGAATGGATGTAGAAGGGGTAAGaaatgttattaattatcacaTGCCCAAATACATAAAGACTTATGTTCATCGAGCTGGCAGGACTGCAAGAGCTGGCCAGACTGGGCGTTGCTTTACATTGATGTCAAATGATGAG GTTGGACGGTTTAAGAAGTTGATGAAAAAGGCTGAGGCTAGTGCATGTCTTGAGCATACTGTTCCATCCCATTTGATTGAAGAACTTCATAGTACCTACCAATCag CACTATCAAAATTGAAGGAGATAATATTGGAGAGTCGCATGAAGCCCAAGAAGCCCAAGGCATAG
- the LOC114177843 gene encoding DEAD-box ATP-dependent RNA helicase 1 isoform X1 has protein sequence MDDKKQQSVPVLPWMRHPVDVTRCEQLSLRRIPFLDRRLKLALENMEISELFSVQVALWQETIGPGNFERDLCINSPTGSGKTLAYALPIVQKLLPTSTVKCLRALVVVPTRDLALQVKQVFDAIALPLGLRVGLAVGQSSVADEISSLIYLPGEEEGVDPGFLSPFWFQSKVDILVATPGRLVDHVNLSRGFTLKHLHYLVVDEADRLLREDYQSWLPTVLKSTQSSNNDDGGGDGGDDVFQLGFPYSPWSRRTCSGVERGSKPYSRLAKVVLSATLTRDPGRLVQLNLHHPLFLNAGKMRYRLPENLESFKVICERKVKPLYLVALLKSLGEEKCIVFTRSVDSTHRLCKLLNCFGDLQIDIKEYSGHQHQRVRSKTLNEFRKGQFQVLVSSDAMTRGMDVEGVRNVINYHMPKYIKTYVHRAGRTARAGQTGRCFTLMSNDEVGRFKKLMKKAEASACLEHTVPSHLIEELHSTYQSALSKLKEIILESRMKPKKPKA, from the exons ATGGACGATAAAAAGCAACAAAGTGTGCCGGTTCTACCATGGATGCGCCACCCCGTCGACGTCACTCGTTGTGAACAACTCTCCCTCCGCAGGATTCCTTTTCTGGACCGCAG GTTAAAGTTGGCGCTTGAGAACATGGAGATCTCGGAGCTGTTCTCTGTTCAAGTCGCGCTATGGCAAGAAACCATTGGACCAGGTAACTTTGAGCGAGACCTTTGTATAAACTCGCCCACAGGAAGTGGAAAAACCTTGGCCTATGCTCTTCCCATCGTGCAAAAGTTGTTGCCTACTTCCACTGTCAAGTGCCTTCGTGCTTTGGTTGTGGTTCCCACCCGCGACCTTGCCTTGCAGGTTAAACAGGTTTTCGATGCTATTGCATTGCCATTGGGCCTGCGTGTGGGCTTGGCTGTTGGTCAATCTTCGGTTGCTGATGAGATTTCTAGTCTCATTTACCTACCGGGGGAAGAGGAGGGTGTAGATCCTGGGTTTTTGTCTCCGTTCTGGTTTCAAAGTAAGGTGGACATATTGGTGGCAACCCCCGGAAGGCTTGTGGACCATGTCAACTTGTCAAGGGGTTTCACATTGAAGCATCTTCATTATCTT GTGGTTGATGAAGCTGATCGGTTGCTCCGGGAGGACTACCAGTCCTGGTTACCCACTGTACTTAAATCGACCCAATCTAGCAACAatgatgatggtggtggtgatggtggtgatgaTGTTTTCCAATTGGGGTTCCCTTATTCTCCCTGGAGTAGAAGAACATG TAGTGGTGTTGAGAGAGGGTCCAAGCCTTACTCTAGGCTGGCAAAGGTGGTTTTGTCTGCGACATTAACTCGAGATCCAGGAAGGCTTGTTCAGCTTAATTTGCATCACCCTTTGTTCCTCAATGCTGGCAAAATGCGGTATAGGCTCCCAGAAAATTTGGAATCATTCAAAGTG ATCTGTGAAAGAAAGGTCAAACCCCTGTACTTGGTTGCCCTTTTGAAATCCCTAGGAGAAGAAAAATGCATAGTTTTTACAAGATCTGTGGACTCAACACATCGTCTATGCAAATTGCTGAATTGTTTTGGAGATCTGCAAATCGACATCAAGGAGTATTCTGGTCATCAACATCAACGTGTAAGAAG CAAGACACTGAATGAGTTCAGAAAAGGGCAGTTTCAAGTGCTTGTATCTTCTGATGCAATGACTCGTGGAATGGATGTAGAAGGGGTAAGaaatgttattaattatcacaTGCCCAAATACATAAAGACTTATGTTCATCGAGCTGGCAGGACTGCAAGAGCTGGCCAGACTGGGCGTTGCTTTACATTGATGTCAAATGATGAG GTTGGACGGTTTAAGAAGTTGATGAAAAAGGCTGAGGCTAGTGCATGTCTTGAGCATACTGTTCCATCCCATTTGATTGAAGAACTTCATAGTACCTACCAATCag CACTATCAAAATTGAAGGAGATAATATTGGAGAGTCGCATGAAGCCCAAGAAGCCCAAGGCATAG
- the LOC114175941 gene encoding uncharacterized protein LOC114175941, with amino-acid sequence MLHRSFKPAKCKTQLKLAVSRIKLLKNKRETQVRQLKRELAQLLESGQDRTARIRVEHVVREEKTMAAYDLVEIYCELIAARLPMIESQKTCPIDLKEAVSSLIFASPRCSDIPELVDVKKQLTSKYGKEFVSAAVELRPDCGVSRMLVEKLSAKAPDGPTKMKILAAIAEEHNIKWDPKSFEENDVKSSQDLLVGPSTSEKAAYAELSQIHVPPVHDEMGPSNVRASSQVKPMGHVSTNSYEQTASAAARKDQSTTSRVSDQEIRSSGTGSQETDFVDSYSDNRSAFPMSRHNWNMEFKDAASAAQAAAESAERASMAARAAAELSNRENMARQYSGGSHSSSGNGLRDERPQGYAFHDDKNISTSSVHGSFHRSSSETHNEQISTREQDDMVGGHSEYFRTSNENVVKHSQSASLMSGGAFGNDKPFTDGSQMADIYHHRNSFEQKNSVLHETSLRMQPGRNEEDFVADLYDDSDLNTENNYHFGDARTNKPSRKASASHLVTPSDDHSDNLDLNGWKTGNKAVEDLFVDDEANTQRNFTGTSSYNDTSVLFDDSEPEDDDDYKFDVDKKYNREGSSLFLSSPSSRSQVDSWRHEQNIDEKVTSFSTQSHFNEVPERLTSAVSSEKEDLLPVTFDDSDDPGSDSDVGLVESKASGLSDYGNSSLNAVASHGNLGSSSRNDKNMGNDRKSWLSPSVGSDTIEEHFETRVDTTTVSEKNLGYDDFSASLPSTKERSSTSGLDHETNNGTETMEEFHTERGEEFGFGTLTGGLRNKGFKRPPYINNTLDGVSSSLGNTSIRNERSLLTGSASIGFDTPVQDKYTRELSRGHKNASSEVHNISSDPDSYRVVANSQETPATTTKPRIQKEQSEAKNKSSSRVSVTYFDSDNSVFEDELPKENSPGFARPVSGMSRRTSTSPKASTGLSSRDAPLSKASVPPAATLGWKSSRTSYENTDQNASSMTRSSENWTGSKPTSAKSKATEPVSEPKRSLHGEVSKSPAKLQPASSRKTMIQDNKEDQDDSNGDASNPKVGHVHPKLPDYDSFAAHFLSLKKGRP; translated from the exons ATGTTGCATCGAAGCTTCAAGCCCGCAAAGTG CAAAACGCAATTGAAGCTCGCCGTTTCACGCATAAAGCTTTTGAAGAATAAGAGAGAAACACAGGTGAGGCAACTCAAGAGAGAGTTGGCTCAATTGCTCGAGTCTGGTCAGGACCGAACTGCTAGAATTCGG GTTGAACATGTCGTCAGGGAGGAGAAGACGATGGCAGCTTATGATCTCGTTGAGATATACTGTGAACTTATCGCTGCACGTTTGCCCATGATCGAATCGCAAAA aACCTGCCCCATTGACTTGAAGGAAGCGGTTTCAAGTTTAATATTTGCATCTCCAAGATGTTCAGACATACCAGAGCTCGTAGATGTGAAGAAGCAATTAACGTCCAAGTACGGAAAAGAATTTGTCTCTGCAGCTGTAGAACTACGCCCTGACTGTGGTGTAAGTCGCATG TTGGTTGAGAAATTGTCTGCCAAAGCACCTGATGGTCCAACCAAGATGAAAATATTGGCCGCAATTGCTGAGGAGCATAATATCAAATGGGACCCCAAGTCATTTGAAGAAAATGATGTAAAGTCTTCTCAAGACTTGTTG GTTGGGCCAAGTACTTCTGAGAAGGCTGCTTATGCTGAACTTTCTCAAATCCACGTTCCACCTGTCCATGATGAAATGGGTCCTTCCAATGTACGTGCTTCCTCACAAGTTAAACCAATGGGTCATGTATCTACAAATTCATATGAGCAGACTGCAAGTGCTGCTGCTAGGAAGGATCAGTCGACAACATCACGTGTTTCTGATCAAGAAATCAGATCTTCAG GAACTGGAAGTCAAGAAACTGATTTTGTAGATTCATACTCTGACAACAGGAGTGCTTTTCCTATGAGTAGGCATAATTGGAACATGGAATTCAAGGATGCTGCCTCTGCTGCTCAAGCAGCTGCAGAATCTGCTGAACGTGCTAGCATGGCTGCAAGGGCAGCTGCTGAACTTTCAAACCGTGAAAACATGGCAAGGCAGTATTCAGGTGGATCGCATAGTTCTTCTGGCAACGGGTTGAGAGATGAAAGACCCCAAGGATACGCTTTTCatgatgacaaaaatatttctacaagtTCTGTTCATGGTAGCTTCCATAGAAGCAGTTCTGAGACACACAATGAACAGATTTCTACTAGAGAACAAGATGATATGGTAGGAGGACACAGCGAATATTTCAGGACCAGTAACGAGAATGTGGTAAAACATTCCCAGTCAGCTTCATTAATGTCTGGTGGTGCTTTTGGTAACGATAAACCTTTTACAGATGGTTCTCAAATGGCTGATATATATCATCATAGGAACTCATTTGAGCAAAAGAATAGTGTCTTACATGAAACGAGTTTAAGAATGCAACCAGGTAGAAATGAAGAAGATTTTGTGGCTGACCTATATGATGACAGTGATTTGAATACTGAAAATAATTATCACTTTGGAGATGCAAGGACAAATAAACCATCTAGAAAGGCTTCCGCTTCTCATCTCGTTACTCCCAGTGATGATCACAGTGATAATTTGGACTTGAATGGCTGGAAGACTGGGAACAAAGCTGTGGAAGACCTTTTTGTTGATGATGAAGCAAACACTCAGAGAAACTTTACAGGAACAAGTTCTTATAATGATACCTCTGTTCTGTTCGATGATTCTGAACCAGAGGATGATGATGACTATAAGTTTGATGTTGATAAGAAGTACAATAGGGAAGGATCTAGTTTGTTTCTCTCATCCCCTAGTAGCAGATCACAAGTTGATTCTTGGAGGCATGAACAAAACATCGATGAAAAAGTGACTAGTTTTAGTACACAGTCACATTTTAATGAGGTTCCTGAAAGATTGACATCTGCAGTTTCTTCTGAAAAAGAAGACTTGTTGCCCGTCACTTTTGATGATTCAGATGACCCAGGTTCAGATAGCGATGTCGGTTTGGTCGAGTCTAAGGCTTCTGGGCTCTCTGATTATGGAAATTCTTCCCTTAATGCAGTTGCAAGCCATGGGAATCTAGGGTCCTCATcaagaaatgataaaaatatggGCAATGACAGAAAGTCTTGGTTGTCACCTTCAGTTGGTTCAGATACCATCGAAGAGCATTTTGAAACAAGGGTAGACACCACTACTGTGTCAGAAAAGAATTTGGGCTATGATGACTTTTCAGCCAGTCTGCCATCTACAAAGGAAAGAAGCTCTACATCGGGTTTGGATCATGAGACAAATAATGGTACTGAAACTATGGAGGAATTTCACACAGAAAGGGGCGAGGAATTTGGCTTTGGTACCTTGACGGGTGGTCTTCGCAATAAAGGTTTCAAGCGGCCACCTTATATTAATAATACGTTGGATGGTGTTTCATCGTCATTGGGGAACACTTCAATCCGAAATGAAAGATCTTTGCTTACTGGGAGTGCTTCAATCGGTTTTGATACTCCTGTTCAGGACAAGTACACGAGGGAACTGAGCAGAGGACACAAGAATGCGTCCTCGGAAGTGCacaacatatcttctgatcctgATAGTTATCGCGTAGTTGCAAATTCACAGGAGACTCCCGCTACTACTACTAAACCTCGCATTCAGAAAGAGCAAAGTGaagcaaaaaataaatcaagCTCAAGGGTCTCTGTTACATACTTTGATTCTGATAATAGTGTTTTTGAAGATGAACTTCCTAAAGAAAATTCACCTGGTTTTGCCCGTCCTGTCAGTGGAATGTCTCGGAGGACATCAACTTCTCCTAAAGCCAGCACAGGTTTAAGTTCAAGGGATGCTCCTTTATCCAAGGCATCTGTGCCTCCTGCTGCAACACTTGGATGGAAATCTTCAAGAACTTCTTATGAGAATACTGATCAAAATGCTTCATCCATGACGAGAAGCTCTGAAAATTGGACAGGATCGAAGCCTACATCAGCCAAAAGCAAAGCAACTGAGCCAGTTTCAGAACCGAAAAGATCCTTGCATGGGGAAGTTTCGAAATCGCCTGCAAAGTTACAACCTGCCAGTTCTCGTAAAACAATGATACAAGATAATAAAGAGGACCAAGATGATTCAAATGGAGATGCTTCTAATCCGAAGGTTGGGCACGTTCATCCAAAGTTACCCGATTACGATTCTTTTGCTGCCCACTTCTTGTCTCTTAAGAAGGGTCGTCCTTAA
- the LOC114176764 gene encoding uncharacterized protein LOC114176764: protein MQTEGKRVIRKRMKTCSMDFHNKDLDISFYVFKPTVVIVDHLVHGLQQFSLLTQNLGCVQSSIFRSIHGNMIIWYGAWKKGSSDEKDKLTENLQSMLANTVTRMAVLVEHNFLDAYAGESRDGSLTVKFSTGDIISMDSVVTTTRDLNDLSYAALAIFRSRFPKIDGIISGLCMKGQCLPCVVCIHVWQSLQFCYSWILHPDHRKWMMPYLERFSTEMKYDIFRVVYVSGDNVMNLPSDFPHRMLEDEEENTRHLMQQ from the exons ATGCAGACAGAAGGGAAGAGAGTTATAAGAAAAAGGATGAAGACATGCTCTATGGATTTTCACAACAAAGATTTGGACATAAGTTTCTATGTTTTCAAGCCAACTGTGGTAATTGTTGACCATCTTGTTCACGGACTCCAACAGTTTTCCTTACTCACTCAGAATCTTGGTTGTGTACAAAGCTCCATATTTAGGAGCATACATGGAAATATG ATCATATGGTATGGAGCATGGAAGAAAGGGTCAAGTGATGAAAAGGACAAGCTAACAGAAAATCTT CAATCAATGCTAGCCAATACTGTAACAAGAATGGCAGTGTTAGTTGAACATAATTTCCTTGATGCATATGCTGGAGAATCAAGAGATGGTTCTTTAACTGTAAAGTTCAGCACTGGTGACATAATCTCCATGGACTCAGTAGTGACAACTACTAGGGACCTTAATGACCTTTCCTATGCAGCACTAGCAATTTTTAGGTCCCGTTTTCCCAAAATAGATGGCATAATTTCTGGCCTTTGCATGAAAGGCCAATGCTTACCATGTGTGGTATGCATTCATGTGTGGCAGTCCCTACAATTTTGTTACTCATGGATTCTCCACCCAGACCATAGAAAGTGGATGATGCCATATCTTGAACGATTCTCTACTGAAATGAAGTATGATATTTTTCGAGTAGTTTATGTTAGTGGTGACAATGTAATGAATCTTCCCTCTGATTTTCCTCATAGGATgttagaagatgaagaagagaaCACACGACACCTGATGCAACAATGA